The DNA segment TGACATCAGCTGTTCGGGTTGATGCAAAAATCTACTTTGAAGAATGATCTGTGCTGTCTGTGTCGTTCGTAGAAACAAAAAATGTGCTCGGACATTGTGTTTGGCTGGTGCTGTTTGTCTGCAAATGACGGTGGACGCTCACATCAAGCATGAAGTGAATTATCTTTTCTGTTGCAAAAACAAGAGGATGGTCGTTATTTTCCTCACCATTTTGCTGTTAATTTTATGCACCTTCTCCCAGTGTCACAGTTATAAAGACAATGGTTGCAACAGCTTATGTAAACAAGTCATCAGTGTGAAACTAACTTTTTAAGTTTTGGAATTTCCCCGTTAGAAGGATTTGAGGTTCACTAGCATCACTGTACCAACCTCCTCTGTCACAAATGCTGGAAGAGTTGCGACCATCTTATCTCATCCATACCTCAGTCCAAATTTTTTGCATGCTGGTTCGCTGGCATTCTCTGTACAACACATTCTCAGTTCCGTGCTCTTAGTTTACAGGTATTTCTGCTGAATGTGCGTCTATGGTGAATTAGGCCTGTTGGTGGTTCGTGTTGGGGTGCAGGCAGTGTAAATAATTTGCTGGTGTATCTCAGATTTTATTTCTTGACAAAAtagggttctttttttttttcttgagaaatCCTAGAGCTTGAGAAACTGTATTAAATGTAGATATGTTGATAACATAAATGCCTGgttcagttttcatttgtcCCGATTAAACCATGAACTTTGAGttttttgtggtgtttctgACATTAGATCATCATTAAAGAGATACCAAGTATGATGGCAATTCTGCTGCTCATTGGAAATCTATTAACAGGAACTGGATGGTCTCCAGcatataaataacaaaataaaagctttgcaGTACAATTCATGACATGAGCCCTGCAGTAAATACAAATTTTTATAAAcctaatattgttttatattcagAATCAGAGACATCTGACTTGGCTTTATTTTTTGAGTTCATAGTttgatacaaacaaaaaatcccATGAACTGTTTTTGAGTCAGTAATATGGGTCTTCATCTGTCAAATGTTcctgtgttcattcatttttcctgcattaaggatttttacatatttcttcCTGCCATATTACATCAGTTTTCCCAGTGTCTGCTTTTCAGGTAGCAATGCATCTTTAAGGTTCtatactgtgtgttttattttgaacatttttagaTCTGCATTAAAGCAAATTTGACTTAACCTCTGTAGCCAAGCCTGACCGATAAATCAGCTGGGCTGATATATCTATTAGCTTATCGCAGATATTTTAGTATTGGTGTATATGTTAACTTATAATTAACAAGAAAGTGTCACTATTACATAAATGTACAGGTGTAAAATGTCCCACTCAGTGCACATCTTGCCCAGAGTTCttattcatgcatttatgtGAAAATATCTGATTAGCAAATTTATCAGCCTGAAAAATCCTGTACCAATGTGTAGCTGCACAGACTAAAACTTCAAACTTTGCGTCCTTGAAATGGTCATCAGTTGAAAACTTTCAAGGTTAAAGCAATTTATTTCTATTGCAGGTGTTTCTATAATTTTTTCCACTCCCACTGTGTCACTGTTAGAAACATACTTTCCTTTCCTAAGatacaaacaaatgcattttttcaCCTTGACCTTATGATATTTAAAGCCTCACatgcatgtgaaaaaatatGTACTGATGTATATAAAGGGTAATAAGTCTTACAATCCTGCTGATTCTTTGAGTAGGTACGGACAATGTTGCTGCGGAGCTTCTCAAATGTCAATTTTCAAAGCTGTGACTAGCAGAAATGAAGCTTTAGATGCCTCCATTCATATTGGGGTGCCATCAAGAATCTCAGCGACAGATATCTCAACATAAACTACAAGAATCTCTGCACATGGATCAGATCAGATCTTTAATGTAAACGCCTAAACTCGTCTGTCATGCGATAacgacacacacaaacataggtGAAatagtgtgtgtctgcatcagtCACATGCACAGGACAGCGTCACTCAGCCCTCACACACCAGGCCTATTGTCAGAGCGTCCGTTGAAGAGCTGACGTCATGCCCTGTGCTAGGAGGGAAGAGGACTGGGCACGGGCTCATTAGCAAGTGGGACTGAGTAAGCAACATCGACGAACGACAACACAACATCAAAATGGTAAGAAAAGATGTTTCGCctcataactttttatttaatttgaccTTTGATGTGACTGAAGTGTTCAATAATCAATATCGCTTTGGGGTTGTTGTCAGGTGATGGCTGATCATggatgttctgtgtgtgtttgcagaagTTTGCTGTGGTTCTGCTTAGTGTCTTTGGATTATCTTGGAGTTTCTCCGTAGGCACACAAGGTAGGAGTTCAAGAACAAAATGTCATtagaaaaaatgttaattttgatTTGGTTTGTTCACATGTTCAATTTTCAAAAGTGTATGTTTTCCCATCCTGATCAAGATTTGGTTTCTccttcattctctctttcttgtctGTGTTGCTATAGTTGGTCTCAGTGACAAAGTCCTGGTCTTCCCTTATGAGACGGACTTCAGCTTCGTGGCCCTGATCCCGCAGAAGGAGATGGGGCTGAGAGCCTTCACGCTCTGCATGCGTGTGGCCACTGAGCTGCCAGAAGACCGGCAGATCATCCTGTTCGCCTACCGCACAGCTGACTATGATGAACTCAACGTGTGGCGCGAGAGGGATGGACGCATCTCCTTTTACCTGAGTGGTGACGGTGTCTTCTTTCACCTGCCGCCCCTCACCACCTTCCGCATCAGCCTCTGCCTTACCTGGGAGTCTCGCACCGGCCTCACTGCTTTTTGGGTGGAAGGGAAGCGGAGCACCTACCAGGTCTACAAACCTGGGCACACCATCCGTCCAAACGGCAGCATCCTCCTGGGGCAGGACCCGGACAAGCACCTGGGGGGTTTAGAAGCCGCACAGAGCTTTGTAGGGGAGGTGACCGATCTGAATATGTGGGACTTTGTGCTGTCTAGGAGCATGATCCAGGCCTGGCACTATGGGCACAAGGTCCCCAAGGGAAACATCTTTGACTGGGCCACTATTGAGTATGAGCTGAACGGAAACGTGATGGTGGTGGATGATGACTGACTCGGTGTGGAGCTGCTTGCAGAGAGGCATGAGGCTTTAGAGATTTGTGTTGGACTGATACTGATATGTGTGATTGTCTTTCttagattcagtgtttttttatgttagGGCCCTTCAACTGTTCCTAAAAGATCAACAGAAGAAAGCAGGAGTGTTTGGGACATTCACTGTCTCCTGTAACTAAATAGTATCCTATAACTCTTTTCACAAATGCACAGAAGTCTACTGTCTTAATGCATTCACTCAAATATTTTGCTGCATGGTAACTCTCAGTCATTCCTCTAAAGTCAAACTAGTCTTTGTTTCTCAAAGCTTCATCCCGTGATTGTTGTCAGAGCAGACTGGTAAAGATCAAGCACAAAATGTTGATGTGCCACATGCATCCATAGGGTGGCAGTCTGCACTAGttcacatcaaaaaaaaaacttgtgtcAGAGCTTCATCATACATGCATCCACTGATGTGATGTGGCATACTTATTGCTTATTAACTGAGGCCACGAATAACTGATTAAAATGTTAAGAAAAATGATCGATTGCTGCAATTCAAATAAATTGAATCTGTtgttatgtttatatatgtttgaTATCAGTTTACATTACCATTCACACTATGGTGCGTTTAACAGCAAATCACAATAGAgataacacatttaaaacagtgCAACTATCAGTTTAAAattcccttttgtttttttttggttcaaaTTTGCATATTGTAATAAAAAGAAGTCTATTCAAAAACCTGCTATCACACATTGAAAATTTGTCACCATTTGTTTTTGCAAGCCCAGTgatattgataatgaaaatatgaatgagATATTAAAACAGCAAACTAGAGGGATGCATTATTCCTAGAGTAGACTTAATGATTTAACTGCACTGAGAGACAAATAGCAATTATCATGTTTAAAATCCATTGCCATAATGTTTGCCGTCGGTTACTGTACCCACTCATGAATTTTCCATGTTTCAGCTGATGTAAGAACGCTTTTGGGCCTGAAATATAATCTCGCCATGTGCATAACTAATAATGTTTGTAATTACAGAGAATATTTCATCTTTGAACTCTGGCAGCTTCCTTTTCGTAATCAtctttttgacacattttcaagAAAAAATAACTTGTGTACATAATTCCAACAAGGGAATAATTAGattaatttttattgtttattgtatcTTAATTgtagaattttttatttttatttttatgaatgtcACTCATTTGGCTGAAAGAGGGATGGGACACTTCCACTTTTCCATCAAATTTTTACTAAGAAAGCACAACTTAATTTTGACTTATCCAGCTGTTTCTTTGATGCACATTGTAATtctttacagattttaaatgcCTGTGCTCCATCggtaaaatgtcatttttcagaaGACATTTTTGAATTGGAGTGAAAGAGAAGTCATAATTTAAAGCTTCTGCACCTCGTCCTCGTGGGTCTTTGTCTCCATATTTCCGAATTTCTGCACTGTGCTTGAGATAACCACGGCAAAGAAACATCATCAGATGGATATGTTACATGTTACTTGCAGAAATCAAGTCATATGGACTTGCTTCTCTAACAAAGGCCCCTCAGAATAAGCCCAAGGTCAGATCTTCTCCATCCAAGTGTAACACAGTAACCCTAAGTTCCTGTGTGCCGTCTCTGTTCGTCTCCATGGCTCTGTGCACTCATCCTCCCTGCCTGCACCACCATTGTGACCTCCTTGCAGAGACGAGGGAGGAAGTTTCCAGTG comes from the Seriola aureovittata isolate HTS-2021-v1 ecotype China chromosome 21, ASM2101889v1, whole genome shotgun sequence genome and includes:
- the crp1 gene encoding C-reactive protein, which gives rise to MKFAVVLLSVFGLSWSFSVGTQVGLSDKVLVFPYETDFSFVALIPQKEMGLRAFTLCMRVATELPEDRQIILFAYRTADYDELNVWRERDGRISFYLSGDGVFFHLPPLTTFRISLCLTWESRTGLTAFWVEGKRSTYQVYKPGHTIRPNGSILLGQDPDKHLGGLEAAQSFVGEVTDLNMWDFVLSRSMIQAWHYGHKVPKGNIFDWATIEYELNGNVMVVDDD